A single genomic interval of Nitrospirota bacterium harbors:
- a CDS encoding efflux RND transporter periplasmic adaptor subunit yields the protein MPAQQPSQVEVITVTRQTIPDEPEFIGQAEASRPVEIRSQVTGLLKALLYHEGRDVKKGDRLYQIDPVPFQAAVAIAKAKIAEAEARLVQAKQDLARVKPLLAEQAVSQKDVDDAVAGNLTAKALVQGAKAELIKAQFDLDNTLITAPIAGLIERSHYYEGRLVSAQTDLLTIVYRVDPMYVVVSVPETFILKRRRDIESKKIHHPGVYQLRGQLTMMDGTVYPHEGVLDLLEPGLQTETGSRQTRMTFPNPQRTLLPGQFVKVRFTGDTKTDAILIPQRAVLQGPQGPFVYVVGQDEKVQIRDVAASDWKGDQWLIDSGLNQGDRVVVNGLMTIGPGAPVKAIPWSAGAPAADPGPLTPKQG from the coding sequence ATGCCGGCGCAACAACCGTCGCAGGTCGAAGTGATCACGGTGACTCGTCAGACGATCCCGGACGAACCGGAATTCATCGGACAAGCCGAGGCTTCGCGGCCGGTGGAGATTCGTTCGCAGGTGACCGGGCTCTTGAAGGCCCTGCTGTATCACGAAGGACGTGACGTCAAGAAGGGGGATCGCCTCTACCAGATCGATCCCGTGCCCTTCCAAGCCGCGGTGGCCATCGCCAAAGCCAAGATCGCCGAGGCTGAAGCGCGACTCGTGCAGGCGAAACAGGATCTCGCTCGTGTCAAACCGCTCCTGGCGGAGCAGGCGGTCAGCCAGAAAGACGTGGACGATGCCGTGGCTGGTAACCTGACCGCCAAGGCGCTGGTGCAGGGCGCGAAGGCCGAGTTGATCAAGGCGCAGTTCGATCTCGACAATACGCTCATCACCGCTCCTATCGCCGGTCTGATCGAACGGAGCCATTATTACGAAGGGCGCCTGGTCTCGGCGCAAACGGATTTACTGACGATCGTCTATCGCGTCGATCCCATGTATGTGGTGGTGAGTGTCCCGGAGACTTTCATTCTGAAACGGCGGCGGGACATCGAGTCAAAGAAAATTCACCATCCGGGGGTCTACCAACTCCGAGGCCAGCTCACGATGATGGATGGGACGGTCTATCCTCATGAAGGGGTCCTCGATCTCCTGGAGCCAGGTTTGCAAACGGAAACCGGTTCACGTCAAACCAGAATGACGTTTCCCAATCCGCAGCGTACCCTCCTGCCGGGGCAATTTGTGAAGGTGCGATTCACCGGCGACACGAAGACAGACGCGATCCTCATTCCTCAACGCGCCGTGTTGCAGGGTCCCCAGGGTCCCTTCGTCTATGTGGTCGGCCAGGACGAGAAGGTCCAGATTCGAGACGTCGCGGCGTCCGACTGGAAAGGGGACCAGTGGCTTATCGACAGCGGCCTCAATCAGGGCGATCGCGTCGTCGTGAACGGTCTGATGACGATCGGTCCCGGCGCGCCGGTGAAGGCCATTCCCTGGAGCGCAGGTGCGCCGGCCGCGGATCCAGGTCCCCTCACACCAAAACAAGGATAG
- a CDS encoding MBL fold metallo-hydrolase, which translates to MADQKKRLDSNIAGNFYVDATCINCDTCRQLAPMSFEEVGDFSAVTSQPADQAPLHQAYQALLACPVGSIGTEQSDKSLLQDAMASFPIHLDGGVYYCGFNSEKSFGANSFFVEHPDGNWLIDSPRYVNHLVEAFERKGGIARIFLTHKDDVADAEKYAAHFGAKRMIHRGDLEAVPDAEWIIEGADNVEVSPEFLIIPVPGHTAGSIALLYKNRFLFTGDHLWWDSEQQMLGAPSRLVWRKHVLVDSIRKLLDYHFEWVLAGHGDRTRLPADEMRAKLQALVERRQPTRMPS; encoded by the coding sequence ATGGCCGATCAGAAGAAACGACTGGATTCCAATATCGCGGGGAATTTCTATGTCGATGCGACCTGTATCAACTGCGACACCTGCCGCCAATTAGCTCCGATGAGCTTTGAGGAAGTCGGCGATTTCTCGGCGGTCACCAGCCAGCCAGCCGATCAAGCGCCTCTCCATCAGGCCTATCAAGCGCTCCTCGCCTGCCCTGTTGGCTCGATCGGGACCGAGCAGAGCGACAAGTCTCTGCTGCAGGACGCGATGGCCAGTTTCCCGATCCATCTGGATGGCGGTGTCTACTACTGTGGTTTCAACTCAGAGAAATCGTTCGGTGCGAACAGCTTCTTCGTCGAACATCCGGACGGCAACTGGCTCATCGATTCGCCACGGTATGTCAATCATCTCGTCGAGGCCTTCGAACGAAAGGGCGGCATCGCCCGCATCTTTCTTACGCATAAAGACGATGTGGCCGATGCAGAGAAGTACGCGGCACATTTCGGGGCGAAGCGGATGATTCATCGGGGGGATCTCGAAGCGGTTCCTGATGCGGAATGGATCATTGAGGGAGCCGACAACGTCGAGGTCTCGCCTGAATTTCTGATTATTCCTGTGCCGGGCCATACGGCGGGCAGCATCGCCCTACTCTATAAGAATCGGTTTCTCTTTACGGGGGATCATCTCTGGTGGGACTCTGAGCAGCAGATGCTCGGCGCTCCAAGCCGACTGGTGTGGAGGAAGCACGTGTTGGTGGATTCAATCAGGAAACTTCTCGACTATCATTTCGAATGGGTTTTGGCCGGGCATGGGGATCGGACGCGGTTGCCGGCTGATGAGATGCGCGCGAAGTTGCAGGCGTTGGTCGAGCGTCGCCAACCCACCAGGATGCCGTCCTAG
- a CDS encoding SUMF1/EgtB/PvdO family nonheme iron enzyme, which yields MRQIGLMVLLILGALAGSISATIVLATEPVAPTSETAPVTVPTVPPSPSPAPLSAPLPPKPQVHESDTKHPAKAPIPGAPIEGAGKEVSPAKPEPGVGTAPVPPKPRAPEGDAKPPVKSQHPANGSGASKSASAPQPPAELTGKDGAPMVLVPAGEFTMGSDKGDDDEQPIHRVFLVSFYIDKFEVTNTRFAKFVEAIQSEPPWGFADKETPVVHPDRPVRWVNWMDAMGYCLWAGKRLPTEAEWEKAARGTDERVYPWGNDPPTTAHAVFGLKEGVDTVSPVGNRDKGRSPYGVHDMAGNLYEWTMDWYDEKFYSKIPAINPRGPAEGTVKVQRGGSYTNTPYRLRSTFRTKGDPTEHEFNVGFRCAQDLPNLP from the coding sequence ATGCGACAGATTGGCTTGATGGTCCTTTTGATACTTGGCGCGCTGGCAGGCTCGATATCCGCGACGATTGTGTTGGCGACCGAACCTGTCGCTCCCACGAGTGAAACGGCTCCCGTTACGGTTCCCACGGTACCACCGTCCCCGTCCCCCGCGCCCTTATCCGCGCCGCTCCCTCCAAAACCACAGGTCCATGAAAGTGACACGAAGCATCCTGCCAAGGCTCCGATCCCTGGTGCTCCGATCGAGGGCGCAGGAAAAGAGGTGTCTCCGGCGAAGCCCGAGCCAGGTGTAGGGACGGCACCGGTTCCGCCAAAGCCCCGCGCACCGGAGGGCGACGCGAAACCTCCAGTCAAGTCGCAGCATCCGGCTAATGGATCAGGTGCTTCGAAATCAGCCAGCGCGCCTCAGCCCCCTGCTGAGCTCACGGGAAAAGATGGGGCTCCGATGGTGCTGGTTCCCGCCGGTGAATTTACGATGGGAAGCGACAAGGGCGATGACGATGAGCAGCCGATCCATCGCGTGTTTCTCGTCAGTTTTTATATCGACAAATTCGAGGTCACCAATACCAGATTTGCCAAGTTCGTTGAAGCGATTCAGAGTGAACCGCCTTGGGGTTTCGCGGATAAGGAGACGCCCGTCGTCCATCCGGATCGGCCGGTTCGATGGGTCAACTGGATGGACGCGATGGGTTACTGTCTATGGGCCGGGAAGCGGTTGCCGACTGAAGCGGAATGGGAGAAAGCTGCTCGGGGCACTGATGAAAGGGTCTATCCATGGGGGAACGACCCGCCGACTACGGCTCATGCGGTGTTTGGCTTGAAGGAAGGTGTCGATACGGTCTCACCGGTAGGCAACCGAGACAAGGGAAGAAGCCCGTACGGTGTGCATGACATGGCCGGCAACCTGTATGAATGGACGATGGATTGGTACGATGAAAAATTCTACTCAAAAATACCCGCGATTAACCCACGCGGCCCAGCAGAGGGGACGGTGAAGGTGCAGAGAGGGGGATCGTACACCAATACCCCGTACCGGCTGCGTTCGACATTCCGGACCAAGGGCGATCCTACGGAGCATGAATTCAACGTGGGATTTCGCTGCGCCCAGGACCTGCCGAATCTACCGTAG
- a CDS encoding RidA family protein: protein MGRQNISTGGPWEAKIGYSRAVRVGASISVSGSTAMTSSGLVGKGDPYAQTIQTFKTIEAALQQAGASLADVVRTRIYMANIDQWQEVGRAHGEVFGTIRPATTMVEVKRLIDPDMLVEIEADAILSQG from the coding sequence ATGGGACGGCAGAATATTTCCACTGGTGGCCCTTGGGAAGCGAAGATCGGCTATTCACGGGCCGTACGTGTTGGTGCCTCGATCTCCGTCTCCGGCTCGACGGCGATGACCTCTTCCGGCCTGGTCGGCAAGGGGGATCCCTATGCTCAAACGATTCAGACCTTCAAAACGATCGAAGCGGCGCTCCAGCAGGCAGGCGCCTCGCTCGCCGATGTCGTGCGGACGCGCATCTATATGGCGAACATTGATCAATGGCAGGAGGTGGGCCGCGCGCACGGTGAAGTGTTCGGGACTATCAGGCCTGCGACGACGATGGTGGAGGTGAAGCGTTTGATCGATCCGGACATGCTGGTTGAAATTGAAGCCGATGCCATCCTTAGTCAAGGCTAG
- a CDS encoding nitroreductase family protein yields MDKPAETQYPIHDLLRQRWSPRAFDNRPVEPEKLRSLFEAARWAPSSNNGQPWRFLVATKEHTTEYERLFNCLVEGNQKWAYRAPVLMLSVAQLQFEDGSPNAHALHDTGMAAENLVLQGTALGLVAHQMAGFRSDQARADCHIPEGYVPVAMIAVGYPGDPAVLSDRLRAREVQPRVRKPLTELVYSATWEQPSPLL; encoded by the coding sequence ATGGATAAACCGGCAGAGACGCAGTATCCCATCCACGACCTGTTGCGTCAGCGGTGGAGTCCCCGCGCCTTTGACAATCGGCCGGTCGAGCCGGAGAAGCTTCGCAGTCTGTTTGAAGCGGCTCGTTGGGCGCCGTCATCGAATAACGGACAGCCTTGGCGTTTTCTGGTTGCGACCAAAGAGCATACGACCGAGTACGAGCGATTGTTCAACTGCCTGGTTGAAGGTAATCAGAAATGGGCCTACCGCGCGCCGGTACTGATGTTATCCGTTGCGCAACTTCAGTTCGAGGACGGTTCGCCGAATGCCCATGCGCTGCATGATACGGGTATGGCAGCAGAGAACCTCGTGCTGCAGGGTACGGCGTTAGGGCTGGTCGCCCATCAGATGGCGGGCTTTCGAAGCGATCAGGCAAGAGCAGACTGTCATATTCCAGAGGGCTATGTGCCGGTGGCCATGATCGCGGTCGGGTATCCGGGGGATCCTGCCGTGTTGTCGGATCGCCTGCGGGCAAGGGAAGTGCAGCCAAGAGTCCGGAAGCCCCTCACAGAGTTGGTGTACTCGGCAACCTGGGAACAGCCCTCGCCTCTTCTCTGA
- a CDS encoding efflux transporter outer membrane subunit gives MRKPLVIGLSCFFMSCAMGPDYERPKTDMAENFRMADASLDAPSIANLPWWELLRDEPLQQLMRIALEENKDLQRAVAVVDEFQARALIARSDFLPGVTVSGNAPSFGRKATFLFPGFANPFNYYLQGNLAWEIDLWGRVRRSNEAARADLLSKVENRRAVVLQLVSGVAESYFNLLQFDMQMDIAKRTLQSWEESVRIAQARLKQGMTSRLDTDQFEAERANAAARMAELERQMVQAENQLSILLGRKPFSIPRGRVLTDQVMPPAVPAGLPSELLQRRPDLLQAEQQLAAATARIGVAKAERFPKISLTGLLGVASPQLSQLFTDPAAFGVAGVGLAAPLLNGQVLGFQQEAAEAQARQAVAQYEQTVLTAFREVEDSLVAVRTVRVQIDAQQQQVTALQSALKLAELRYKGGLANYLDVLVARRNLFEAELSLTGTRRLQLVSVVQLYKALGGGWSPEMARSKDVSKG, from the coding sequence ATGCGCAAGCCACTAGTGATCGGGCTCTCGTGTTTTTTCATGTCCTGCGCGATGGGACCGGATTACGAACGTCCCAAGACGGATATGGCTGAGAACTTTCGGATGGCCGACGCATCGCTGGACGCCCCGTCGATCGCGAATTTACCCTGGTGGGAACTTTTGCGTGATGAGCCGTTGCAACAGCTGATGCGTATTGCGCTGGAAGAAAACAAGGATCTCCAGCGCGCAGTCGCAGTGGTCGATGAATTCCAAGCCCGCGCGCTGATCGCGCGATCAGACTTCCTTCCCGGAGTCACCGTATCGGGGAATGCTCCGAGCTTCGGACGCAAGGCCACCTTTCTCTTTCCAGGTTTTGCCAACCCGTTTAACTATTATCTCCAGGGGAACCTGGCGTGGGAAATCGATCTCTGGGGTCGGGTGAGGCGATCGAACGAAGCGGCTCGCGCCGATCTCCTCTCGAAGGTAGAGAATCGACGCGCGGTGGTGTTGCAACTGGTGAGCGGAGTGGCTGAGAGCTATTTCAACCTGCTGCAGTTCGATATGCAGATGGATATTGCCAAGCGGACGTTGCAATCCTGGGAAGAGTCGGTTCGCATTGCGCAGGCCCGGCTGAAACAGGGCATGACGTCGCGCCTCGATACGGATCAGTTTGAAGCGGAACGAGCCAATGCCGCTGCTCGGATGGCAGAGCTCGAACGGCAAATGGTGCAGGCGGAAAACCAATTGAGCATATTGCTGGGGCGCAAACCATTTTCGATTCCCAGGGGCCGTGTGCTCACGGATCAGGTGATGCCGCCCGCCGTACCGGCCGGGCTGCCTTCTGAACTGTTGCAGCGGCGGCCGGACTTGCTGCAGGCTGAACAGCAGCTCGCTGCCGCAACGGCCCGTATCGGCGTGGCCAAAGCCGAGCGCTTTCCCAAGATTTCGCTCACGGGGTTGCTCGGTGTGGCCAGTCCGCAACTGTCCCAACTCTTTACCGATCCCGCTGCGTTTGGAGTAGCAGGGGTGGGACTGGCTGCACCGTTGTTGAACGGACAGGTCCTGGGGTTTCAGCAGGAAGCGGCGGAGGCGCAAGCCAGGCAGGCAGTTGCGCAGTATGAGCAGACGGTCTTGACCGCGTTTCGTGAAGTGGAGGATTCACTTGTGGCGGTGCGGACGGTGCGAGTGCAAATCGACGCGCAGCAACAACAAGTGACCGCGTTGCAGTCGGCGCTCAAGCTGGCCGAACTCCGGTATAAGGGTGGTTTGGCGAACTATCTGGACGTGCTTGTGGCGCGGCGGAATCTCTTCGAGGCGGAACTGTCTCTGACCGGCACGCGCCGTCTGCAGCTGGTCTCGGTGGTCCAACTCTACAAGGCTCTTGGCGGCGGCTGGTCTCCGGAGATGGCCCGATCGAAAGACGTGAGCAAAGGATAA
- a CDS encoding glucose 1-dehydrogenase produces MASLSGKVAIVTGSSSGIGRAIAERLAEEGAIVVVNYGTSTEKAQQVVTGIQAKGGKAVAVQSDMSQVAEARRLVSDTVKQFGRLDILVNNAGKFMPKPLMDTTEADFDQVIGLNAKGPYFAMQEAAKTLKEGGRIVNISTDGTHLSFPGATAYLGSKGALEQYTKGLAQELASRGITVNTVSPGFTETGMMTEPLRQVGIQMSPLKRLGTPKDIADVVAFVVSEEARWLTGQNIHAGGGIVM; encoded by the coding sequence ATGGCTTCACTCAGTGGAAAGGTGGCGATCGTGACCGGATCGTCCAGCGGAATTGGGCGGGCGATTGCGGAGCGTTTGGCCGAAGAGGGCGCGATTGTGGTGGTGAATTACGGGACCAGTACCGAAAAAGCGCAACAGGTCGTCACGGGCATTCAGGCCAAGGGCGGGAAAGCCGTTGCGGTGCAATCCGACATGAGCCAGGTGGCGGAGGCGCGCCGGCTTGTGAGCGACACGGTGAAGCAGTTCGGGCGGCTGGATATTCTTGTGAATAATGCCGGGAAGTTTATGCCAAAACCCCTCATGGACACGACCGAAGCCGACTTTGATCAGGTGATCGGCTTAAACGCCAAGGGCCCTTATTTCGCGATGCAGGAAGCGGCTAAGACCCTTAAAGAGGGGGGTCGCATCGTGAACATTTCCACCGATGGAACCCATTTGAGTTTTCCCGGCGCGACGGCTTATCTTGGCAGCAAGGGTGCGCTGGAACAATATACGAAGGGGCTGGCGCAGGAACTCGCTTCACGTGGGATTACGGTGAATACTGTGTCGCCAGGGTTTACGGAGACAGGCATGATGACAGAGCCGCTTCGCCAGGTCGGTATCCAGATGTCGCCGTTGAAGCGGCTCGGTACACCCAAAGACATCGCCGATGTGGTGGCGTTCGTCGTCAGCGAGGAGGCCCGTTGGTTGACGGGCCAGAATATTCATGCCGGCGGCGGCATTGTGATGTAG
- a CDS encoding DNA-3-methyladenine glycosylase 2 family protein gives MTGHCPETKFLARVDPVMRRLICEVGPFTLRPRVRRSPFESLARAIANQQLHEKAADSILRRFVALFPARRFPQPADLLAMDEQAIRGAGFSQAKVAALRDLAAKTLDGTVPPGRVIKGLEDDAIVERLVAVRGVGRWTVEMLLIFQLGRPDVLPVDDFGVRNGFRIAYGWPAMPTPNQVLRYGERWRPYRTAAAWYLWRAADRAKESGC, from the coding sequence ATGACCGGGCATTGTCCTGAGACGAAGTTTCTGGCGAGGGTCGATCCGGTGATGCGGCGGTTGATCTGCGAGGTGGGGCCCTTCACGCTAAGGCCCCGAGTGCGTCGATCGCCGTTTGAGTCCTTGGCACGAGCGATTGCGAACCAACAACTGCACGAGAAAGCGGCGGATAGTATTTTGCGCCGCTTCGTCGCGCTGTTTCCGGCCCGGCGTTTTCCTCAACCGGCCGATCTCCTCGCGATGGACGAGCAGGCGATTCGAGGCGCTGGATTTTCACAGGCCAAGGTGGCGGCGCTTCGCGACTTGGCGGCGAAGACGCTCGATGGCACTGTGCCACCCGGTCGTGTCATCAAAGGGCTTGAGGACGATGCGATCGTCGAGCGGCTCGTGGCGGTGCGCGGCGTCGGACGTTGGACGGTCGAAATGCTGCTGATCTTCCAACTGGGCCGTCCCGATGTCCTGCCGGTCGACGACTTCGGTGTGCGTAACGGGTTCCGCATCGCCTACGGTTGGCCCGCGATGCCGACGCCCAATCAAGTGTTACGATACGGAGAGCGCTGGAGACCCTATCGCACGGCGGCGGCTTGGTATCTCTGGCGCGCGGCCGATCGCGCGAAGGAATCAGGATGCTGA
- a CDS encoding multidrug efflux RND transporter permease subunit produces MTSHVFIDRPILASVVSIIIVVMGLLALQFLPVAQFPEITPPVVQIDADYPGASAEVAAESVARPIEVTLPGIDNLLYFDSTSSNDGHVTIKLTFEIGTDPDIAQVQTQNREKLAEPQLPAEVIRQGVSVKKVSPDLVAVIVLKSTDPRHDAIFLSNYATLRLVDDLKRVNGIGDAVVFGQQNYSMRIILNPLHMAKLGLMPNDIAAIIREQNRDYPSGTIGREPAPKGTELTIPIITKGRLTDVKDFEELIVRALPDGSLVRLKDVARIELGAQSYALEGRWNSTPTTFILTFLAPGANALDTIRRTRAQMDELAKNFPSGVSYDVPYDTTRFIEVSITEVIKTLAEAMVLVVLVVYMFLQSWRATIIPTVAVPVSLIGTFIGLYALGFSINTITLFGMVLAIGIVVDDAIVVVENVERHMRESRLSAKEAAKRAMSEVTSPIIAIVLVLVAVFVPVGFVGGITGALYKQFAATIAISVTVSGFVALTLSPALCAMVLVPQHEPRGGFWAIFDRTFGRTQRGYSRIVASFLARPVLVMLAFGVLLVISTGLFKGLPKSFLPEEDQGYFIVVAQLPDGASKQRTDAVLERVERYFQSNPAVHSTDALSGQNFVFGTRGPNSATMFVPLVLWDERPEPQNHAKALVGAAFGEFAKIPEAMLLAFNAPAIRGVGAVGGFSAQLQDPSSGDFKKFAAVAQQFVERAQKEPAIGRVGTNFRVSSPRLYVNVNRERAKALGIPISDIFDTLQAYFGNFYINDFIKFGRVYHVQTEAEAEYRATPQDISKIYVRAQTAQGINMISLDTVVTTEFQSGPDPVNHFNGYNTALVLGAAAPGFSSGQALEALDRVGKEVLVPQGYAIDYSNISFQERRVGGQSGVVFAVGLLMVFLVLAAQFESWVVPFAVILAVPFAIFGALIAVWIRGFENDVYFQIGLVTLIGLSAKNAILIVEFANTRYEAGQPLIEAALEAAKLRFRPIIMTSMAFIFGMVPLVIARGAGASSRQSIGTGVMGGMLAATVLAILFIPLFYVVTRRLTQRRVASESVSEGPPMPPSQEEQA; encoded by the coding sequence GTGACGTCTCACGTCTTCATCGACCGGCCGATTCTGGCCTCGGTGGTGTCCATCATCATTGTCGTGATGGGCCTGCTCGCGCTGCAGTTCCTGCCGGTGGCCCAGTTCCCTGAGATCACGCCGCCGGTCGTTCAGATTGACGCGGACTATCCCGGCGCCAGCGCCGAAGTTGCGGCCGAATCGGTCGCCAGGCCGATCGAGGTCACACTCCCCGGCATCGACAACCTCCTCTATTTCGACTCGACCAGCAGTAATGATGGACATGTGACCATCAAGCTGACGTTTGAGATCGGCACCGATCCGGACATCGCCCAGGTGCAAACCCAGAACCGTGAAAAGCTCGCGGAGCCGCAACTGCCGGCGGAAGTCATCCGGCAGGGTGTGTCGGTGAAGAAGGTGTCACCGGACCTCGTTGCGGTCATCGTGCTGAAGTCGACAGATCCTCGACACGATGCCATCTTTCTCTCTAACTACGCGACCCTCCGGCTGGTCGACGACCTGAAGCGGGTCAACGGCATCGGGGATGCGGTGGTGTTCGGTCAGCAAAATTACAGCATGCGGATCATTCTGAATCCACTGCACATGGCCAAGCTGGGCCTGATGCCGAACGACATCGCGGCGATCATCCGTGAGCAGAATCGCGATTATCCCTCCGGGACGATCGGGCGGGAGCCGGCGCCAAAGGGCACAGAGCTGACCATCCCGATCATCACGAAGGGCCGGCTGACCGATGTGAAGGACTTTGAGGAACTGATCGTACGCGCCCTGCCGGACGGCTCCCTCGTGCGCCTCAAGGACGTGGCGCGTATCGAGCTGGGCGCCCAGTCCTATGCCCTGGAAGGCCGATGGAACAGCACCCCCACGACTTTTATCCTGACGTTCCTGGCTCCCGGGGCGAATGCGCTCGATACGATCCGTCGCACACGCGCGCAGATGGATGAGCTGGCGAAAAACTTTCCCTCAGGCGTGTCCTACGACGTCCCCTATGACACGACGCGGTTTATCGAAGTGTCGATCACGGAAGTGATCAAGACCCTGGCCGAGGCCATGGTCCTGGTTGTGCTCGTCGTCTACATGTTTCTCCAAAGCTGGCGGGCCACCATCATCCCCACCGTGGCCGTGCCGGTCTCCTTGATCGGCACCTTCATCGGACTCTATGCGCTGGGGTTTTCGATCAACACCATCACGCTATTCGGGATGGTGCTCGCTATCGGGATCGTGGTGGACGATGCGATCGTGGTGGTGGAAAATGTTGAGCGCCACATGCGTGAATCGCGCCTGTCAGCCAAAGAGGCCGCCAAACGGGCGATGAGCGAAGTCACGTCGCCGATCATCGCCATCGTGTTGGTGTTGGTGGCGGTATTTGTGCCAGTCGGCTTCGTTGGGGGCATCACCGGAGCTCTGTACAAACAGTTTGCCGCCACGATTGCCATCTCGGTCACCGTGTCAGGGTTCGTCGCCCTCACCCTGAGCCCGGCGCTCTGTGCGATGGTCCTTGTCCCACAGCATGAACCGAGGGGCGGGTTCTGGGCCATCTTCGACCGGACGTTCGGTCGGACGCAGCGGGGTTATTCCAGGATTGTCGCGTCGTTTTTGGCGAGGCCCGTACTGGTCATGCTGGCCTTCGGGGTCCTTCTGGTCATTTCGACCGGGCTGTTCAAGGGGTTGCCGAAGAGCTTTCTCCCTGAAGAGGACCAGGGCTATTTCATCGTGGTGGCACAGCTCCCGGACGGCGCCTCGAAACAGCGGACCGACGCCGTGCTCGAACGGGTGGAGCGCTATTTTCAATCCAATCCGGCGGTCCATTCGACCGATGCCCTGTCCGGCCAAAACTTCGTCTTCGGCACCAGAGGGCCCAACTCGGCGACGATGTTCGTGCCGCTGGTCCTCTGGGATGAACGGCCTGAACCACAGAACCATGCGAAGGCGTTGGTCGGGGCGGCCTTTGGTGAGTTCGCAAAGATTCCTGAAGCGATGCTCCTGGCATTCAATGCGCCGGCGATTCGCGGCGTCGGGGCGGTCGGTGGATTCTCCGCGCAGTTGCAAGACCCCAGCAGCGGAGACTTTAAGAAGTTTGCGGCGGTTGCACAGCAGTTTGTCGAGCGGGCGCAGAAGGAGCCGGCCATTGGCCGGGTGGGGACGAATTTCCGTGTCTCTTCGCCACGGCTCTATGTCAATGTGAACCGGGAACGGGCGAAGGCCCTGGGGATACCGATTTCAGATATCTTCGATACCTTGCAGGCCTACTTCGGCAATTTCTATATCAACGACTTTATCAAGTTCGGTCGCGTGTACCATGTGCAGACTGAAGCTGAGGCGGAGTACCGGGCCACCCCCCAGGACATTTCGAAGATCTATGTGCGGGCTCAGACCGCCCAGGGCATCAACATGATTTCCCTCGATACCGTCGTGACGACGGAGTTTCAGAGCGGACCGGATCCGGTGAATCACTTTAATGGGTATAACACGGCCCTGGTGCTGGGTGCGGCTGCGCCTGGGTTCAGTTCCGGTCAGGCGCTTGAAGCGCTGGATCGCGTGGGCAAAGAGGTGCTCGTGCCGCAGGGCTACGCGATCGACTACAGCAACATCTCCTTTCAGGAGCGACGGGTCGGCGGCCAGTCCGGCGTGGTCTTTGCGGTGGGATTACTGATGGTGTTTCTGGTGTTGGCGGCACAGTTCGAAAGCTGGGTCGTGCCCTTCGCCGTGATTCTGGCCGTGCCCTTTGCGATCTTCGGCGCACTGATAGCCGTGTGGATTCGTGGCTTCGAGAACGATGTGTACTTCCAGATCGGACTCGTGACCTTGATCGGGCTTTCAGCGAAGAACGCGATTCTGATCGTGGAATTTGCCAATACCCGTTATGAGGCGGGCCAACCCTTGATCGAGGCGGCCTTGGAAGCCGCGAAGTTGCGGTTCCGTCCGATTATCATGACCTCGATGGCCTTCATCTTCGGGATGGTCCCGCTGGTCATCGCGAGGGGGGCCGGGGCCTCAAGCCGTCAGTCGATCGGGACCGGCGTTATGGGCGGGATGCTGGCCGCGACCGTGCTGGCTATTTTGTTTATACCGCTGTTTTATGTCGTGACCCGCCGGTTGACGCAGCGTCGTGTCGCCTCAGAGTCGGTGTCCGAGGGACCGCCGATGCCGCCATCGCAGGAGGAACAGGCGTAG